The Kribbella sp. HUAS MG21 genome includes the window GCGCTGGGCTTTGCTCGACCTTCTGCCGGGAACTGCGGGAACCGCTCCCCGGCACCGCCGTCGTCGCCGCCGGCTGGGTCGTCGTCGAACAACCCGGCCCGTGGGGTGCGAAGGCGCCGACGCAGAGCCACCTCGACCCGGCGTTCGGCGGGTCCTTCGACGACAAGTGCAAGAAGGCCGACGTCCGTTTCGGGCTGATCCGCTCCCCCGGTCGGCACGCGGACAACCCAGAGCGCGCGCACCAGGTCTTCGTCGCCTCGACCACACCCGGCCGGAGCTGGCTGCTCGGCGGACGCGTCGCGGATCCGTCCGAGCTGGACGTCCTCGACCTCGACGCGGTCGCTCGAGGTGACCGTACGGCGGTTGCCGCGTCGCTGCCCGCGCTGGCGCCGGTGGACGAGCCGATCGTGCTGGTCTGTACCAACGGGAAGCGCGACGGCTGCTGCGCCGTCCTCGGCCGGCCCCTGGTGGCCGGGCTTGCGGAGCGGGCACCGGGACGGGTGTGGGAAGCCAACCATCTCGGCGGGCACCGGTTCGCGCCGACCGCGACGTACCTGCCGGCCGGGACCATGCACGGGCACCTCACCGTCGACACGGCGGTCGAGGTGCTCGCCGCGGCCGATCGCGGCGAGACGGTGCTCACCGGCCTCCGCGGCCGGTCCAGCTGGACCAAGCGCGGTCAGGCGGCCGAGGTCGCCGTACGGGAGCTCATCGGCGAGCTCTCCCTGGATGCCCTCCGTGTGATCGGCGAAGGGGCCGACACCGTCACTGTCCAGCATGTCGACGGGAGGTCGTGGTCCGTGCCGGTCACCAGCGCGCCCGCCGACCCACCCCGTCCGGACTCGTGTGGAAAGGAACCGTTCGCCATGTCGATTCTGCAAGCCGGTACCCCAGTGTCAGGTGCGGTCCGATGAGCGGCGGGTTCGACGACCTGCTCGCCGCCAACGCCGAGTATGCCGCCGACTTCCACTACGGCGGGTTCGACGGCATCGCGCACGCCGGCATCGGGCTGGTCACCTGTATGGACTCCCGGATCCCGCCGCTGGAGATGCTCGGCCTGAAGCCGGGCGACGCCAAGGTACTGCGCTCGGCCGGCGGCCGGGTCACCGAGATCACGATGACCGGGCTGGTGCTCGGCGTGCAGCTGCTCGGCGTCCGGCGGATCATGATCATCCCGCACACCCGCTGCGCGATGGCCGCTATGTCCGAGGACCAGCTCCGCGCCAAGGTCGAGCTGGCCGCCGGGAAGCCGGCCGGGTACC containing:
- a CDS encoding sucrase ferredoxin, with the protein product MRAGLCSTFCRELREPLPGTAVVAAGWVVVEQPGPWGAKAPTQSHLDPAFGGSFDDKCKKADVRFGLIRSPGRHADNPERAHQVFVASTTPGRSWLLGGRVADPSELDVLDLDAVARGDRTAVAASLPALAPVDEPIVLVCTNGKRDGCCAVLGRPLVAGLAERAPGRVWEANHLGGHRFAPTATYLPAGTMHGHLTVDTAVEVLAAADRGETVLTGLRGRSSWTKRGQAAEVAVRELIGELSLDALRVIGEGADTVTVQHVDGRSWSVPVTSAPADPPRPDSCGKEPFAMSILQAGTPVSGAVR
- a CDS encoding carbonic anhydrase — encoded protein: MSGGFDDLLAANAEYAADFHYGGFDGIAHAGIGLVTCMDSRIPPLEMLGLKPGDAKVLRSAGGRVTEITMTGLVLGVQLLGVRRIMIIPHTRCAMAAMSEDQLRAKVELAAGKPAGYLPINVIPDQLEALRRDVAAVREHPLIGDEILVGGFMYDVDTGLLTQID